A section of the Streptomyces xinghaiensis S187 genome encodes:
- a CDS encoding endonuclease/exonuclease/phosphatase family protein yields the protein MTYGDDTLRFVGCNLEHDGGLGPDGTPGERWHIMHKEILAPLRPDGLFRQEATHSREEGHDRLHAAERALGGMRGFIGQPGVGKNPTALLVRPETFPVVREYRPEKGWRTPPTNIVTEYVGVPGSRIVMVSWHGAFNSPRAREREADELAALADKTKQGMAFIGFGDCNEYPVPVGETVPLPNWTDPDITDLPHIMHRTNQAPDGSRISCTYLDETLLGCGLHDPARYAAHHLGQKHALDPTAGHASTSGQGGGRRIDRCYLDPRLVRAVVDVEVIDTTGVSDHHALQVDLSRRGVEEALRGNIDPLPPVALTA from the coding sequence TTGACGTACGGCGACGACACATTACGGTTCGTGGGCTGCAACCTCGAACACGATGGCGGCCTCGGCCCGGACGGGACACCGGGCGAGCGGTGGCACATCATGCACAAGGAAATCCTGGCGCCCCTCCGCCCCGACGGCCTGTTCCGGCAGGAGGCCACCCACAGCCGCGAGGAGGGGCACGACCGCCTGCACGCGGCCGAACGCGCTCTCGGCGGGATGCGCGGATTCATCGGCCAGCCCGGGGTCGGGAAGAACCCGACCGCGCTGCTCGTACGCCCCGAAACCTTCCCCGTGGTGAGGGAGTACCGGCCCGAGAAGGGGTGGCGCACCCCGCCGACGAACATCGTCACCGAATACGTCGGCGTCCCGGGCAGCCGCATCGTCATGGTGTCCTGGCACGGCGCCTTCAACTCGCCCCGCGCGCGGGAGCGTGAGGCCGATGAACTCGCCGCCCTCGCCGACAAGACCAAGCAAGGCATGGCGTTCATCGGCTTCGGCGACTGCAACGAATACCCCGTCCCCGTCGGGGAGACGGTGCCGCTGCCGAACTGGACCGACCCCGACATCACCGACCTGCCGCACATCATGCACCGCACCAACCAGGCCCCGGACGGCTCCCGGATCTCCTGCACCTACCTGGACGAAACCCTGCTCGGCTGCGGACTGCACGACCCGGCCCGCTACGCCGCCCACCACCTCGGGCAGAAACACGCACTGGACCCGACCGCCGGCCACGCCTCCACCAGCGGGCAGGGCGGCGGCCGGCGCATCGACCGCTGCTATCTGGACCCGCGGCTCGTCCGAGCCGTGGTGGATGTCGAGGTCATCGACACCACCGGCGTCAGCGATCACCACGCCCTGCAGGTGGACCTCTCCCGCCGCGGGGTGGAGGAGGCCCTGCGCGGGAACATCGACCCACTGCCCCCGGTCGCGCTGACCGCCTGA
- a CDS encoding cation:proton antiporter: protein MHVLDLLLTITGALALAVAAGSALIHRLPLSGPLLALLTGILFGPEVLGVVDLPTVVEGHKELHEFSRLLLALSVMAVALRYPFRAARSRVRPVAVLLVVAMAGMALLTTAVSAAALGVGLGTALLLGAALCPTDPVLASSVVTGEPAEKGVTERTRQLLSLESGSNDGLALPLVLAAVAIAGPLSGTDALLESLWQVLGAVVLGAAAGLLAGGALRWAEREGAVGSGPLLLYTLLLALVLLGASGLLRLDGILTVFTGGLAFNATSSARDRTEDDKVDESVNRLLVLPLFTVLGAMIPWREWGELGWWRAVLLVLGVLLLRRLPVLLALKRPLRLTWRDAVFLGWFGPIGVSALFYLTLEAHRLGADPVVLAAGTLVVAASTVAHGVTTAPGLALYRKAARRGPGAAE from the coding sequence ATGCACGTGCTGGACCTTCTGCTGACGATCACCGGCGCCCTGGCCCTGGCGGTGGCCGCCGGCTCCGCTCTCATCCACCGCCTCCCACTGAGCGGACCGCTGCTCGCCCTGCTGACCGGAATCCTCTTCGGCCCGGAAGTGCTGGGAGTCGTCGACCTGCCCACCGTGGTGGAGGGTCACAAGGAGCTGCACGAGTTCTCCCGCCTGCTGCTGGCGCTGTCGGTGATGGCCGTGGCCCTGCGCTATCCGTTCCGCGCGGCCCGGTCGCGGGTCCGGCCGGTTGCCGTGCTCCTCGTCGTGGCGATGGCCGGGATGGCGCTGCTCACCACGGCGGTGTCGGCCGCCGCCCTCGGCGTCGGCCTGGGCACGGCGCTGCTGCTGGGTGCGGCGCTGTGCCCGACCGACCCGGTCCTGGCCTCCAGCGTGGTCACCGGAGAGCCGGCCGAGAAGGGCGTCACCGAGCGGACCCGGCAGCTGCTCTCCCTCGAGTCCGGTTCCAACGACGGCCTGGCGCTGCCCCTGGTGCTGGCCGCGGTGGCGATCGCCGGGCCCCTCTCGGGCACGGACGCGCTCCTGGAGTCCCTGTGGCAGGTTCTCGGCGCGGTCGTCCTCGGAGCGGCGGCCGGCCTGCTCGCCGGCGGAGCGCTGCGCTGGGCGGAGCGCGAGGGCGCCGTGGGCTCCGGTCCGCTGCTCCTCTACACCCTGCTGCTGGCCCTGGTCCTGCTCGGCGCGTCCGGGCTGCTCCGGCTCGACGGCATCCTCACCGTGTTCACCGGCGGCCTGGCCTTCAACGCGACGAGTTCCGCGCGCGACCGCACCGAGGACGACAAGGTGGACGAGTCGGTCAACCGCCTGCTGGTCCTGCCGCTGTTCACGGTGCTGGGTGCCATGATCCCCTGGCGCGAGTGGGGGGAGCTGGGCTGGTGGCGCGCCGTCCTGCTGGTCCTCGGTGTGCTGCTGCTGCGCCGGCTGCCGGTCCTGCTGGCCCTGAAGCGACCGCTCCGGCTCACCTGGCGTGACGCCGTCTTCCTGGGCTGGTTCGGGCCCATCGGCGTCTCGGCGCTGTTCTACCTGACCCTGGAGGCCCACCGGCTCGGCGCCGACCCGGTCGTCCTGGCCGCCGGCACTCTGGTCGTGGCCGCCAGCACCGTGGCGCACGGCGTGACCACCGCCCCGGGCCTGGCGCTCTACCGCAAGGCCGCCCGCCGCGGACCGGGGGCCGCGGAGTGA
- a CDS encoding SGNH/GDSL hydrolase family protein, whose amino-acid sequence MSVSRARVARRIAAAAAYGGGGAGLLGGAAVGLLLAEMRWARRLVGVPDGEPPRADGCYGASFALLSDREPLRLGFLGDSTAAGQGVHRARETPGALLASGLAAVAERPVLLRNVALSGAMSGDLDRQVSLLLADRTQVPHTCVIMIGANDVTNRVPAAQSVRLLSDAVRRLREAGCQVVVGTCPDLGTIEPVYQPLRWVARRLSRQLAAAQTIGVVEQGGRTVSLGSLLGPEFEANPRELFGPDNYHPSAEGYATAAMAVLPTLCAALGLWPEERLDVSRAEGILPVAQAAARAASEGGTEVAAAGGTAAGAGPARGPWALLKHRRRRQLPKDDAPAADGGRQPGREPEGEPEREPEHGTERTPERGPGRAPDRKPGRGPERSSGRATGRVAG is encoded by the coding sequence ATGTCGGTGTCCAGGGCGAGGGTGGCGCGGCGCATCGCCGCCGCGGCGGCCTACGGCGGTGGTGGCGCGGGGCTCCTGGGCGGCGCCGCCGTCGGGCTGCTGCTGGCGGAGATGCGGTGGGCGCGGCGCCTGGTGGGCGTCCCGGACGGTGAGCCGCCGCGGGCGGACGGCTGTTACGGAGCCTCGTTCGCCCTGCTGTCGGACCGGGAACCGCTGCGGCTGGGCTTCCTCGGCGACTCCACGGCGGCCGGGCAGGGCGTGCACCGGGCGCGCGAGACGCCGGGCGCGCTGCTCGCGTCGGGGCTGGCGGCGGTGGCCGAGCGGCCGGTGCTGCTGCGCAACGTGGCGCTGTCGGGGGCGATGTCCGGGGATCTGGACCGCCAGGTGTCGCTGCTGCTGGCGGACCGGACGCAGGTCCCCCACACCTGCGTGATCATGATCGGTGCGAACGACGTCACCAACCGGGTGCCGGCCGCCCAGTCCGTACGGCTGCTCTCGGACGCCGTGCGCAGGCTGCGGGAGGCAGGCTGCCAGGTGGTGGTGGGCACCTGCCCGGACCTGGGCACGATCGAACCCGTGTACCAGCCGCTGCGCTGGGTGGCGCGCCGGCTCAGCAGGCAGCTGGCGGCGGCGCAGACGATCGGCGTGGTCGAGCAGGGCGGCCGCACGGTATCCCTCGGCTCCCTGCTGGGCCCGGAGTTCGAGGCCAACCCGCGCGAGCTGTTCGGACCGGACAACTACCACCCCTCGGCGGAGGGGTACGCCACGGCCGCGATGGCCGTGCTGCCGACCCTGTGCGCGGCCCTGGGGCTGTGGCCGGAGGAGCGGCTGGACGTCTCGCGGGCCGAGGGCATCCTGCCGGTCGCCCAGGCGGCGGCGCGGGCGGCTTCCGAGGGCGGTACGGAGGTGGCCGCGGCCGGGGGCACGGCGGCGGGCGCGGGGCCGGCGCGCGGCCCGTGGGCGCTGCTCAAGCACCGGAGGCGGCGCCAGCTCCCCAAGGACGACGCCCCGGCGGCGGACGGTGGACGGCAGCCCGGCCGGGAGCCGGAGGGAGAGCCGGAGCGGGAACCGGAACACGGGACGGAGCGCACGCCGGAGCGCGGGCCCGGGCGGGCGCCGGACCGGAAGCCGGGGCGCGGGCCGGAGCGGTCGTCCGGCCGGGCGACCGGACGGGTGGCCGGCTGA
- a CDS encoding DUF4287 domain-containing protein has translation MSQVFSEETHRNLLSRIPHCTGRDIADWLRTVDEGPALFRFEEKVSWLRGEHNLAYGHAKAIIHEHDLRRAARKLL, from the coding sequence ATGTCCCAAGTCTTCTCGGAAGAGACTCACCGGAACCTGCTCTCCCGCATCCCCCATTGCACCGGCCGCGATATCGCCGACTGGCTGCGCACCGTCGACGAAGGTCCCGCGCTCTTCCGCTTCGAGGAAAAGGTCAGCTGGCTGCGGGGCGAACACAATCTCGCCTACGGCCATGCCAAAGCGATCATTCACGAACACGACCTGAGGCGAGCCGCGCGCAAGCTTCTCTGA
- a CDS encoding acetyl-CoA C-acetyltransferase — MPEAVIVSAARSPIGRAFKGSLKDVRPDDLTATIIQAALAKVPELDPHDIDDLMLGCGLPGGEQGHNLGRIVAVQMGMDHLPGCTVTRYCSSSLQTSRMALHAIKAGEGDVFISAGVETVSRQVNGTSDGMPGTQNPLFDEAQARTAARAEQEGTDWHDPREEGLIPDAYISMGQTAENLARLKGVTRREMDEFGVRSQNLAEEAIKNGFWEREITPVTTPDGTVVAKDDGPRAGVTLEGVSGLKPVFRPDGLVTAGNCCPLNDGAAALVIMSDTKARELGLTPLARIVSTGVSGLSPEIMGYGPVEASKQALSRAGLSIGDIDLVEINEAFAAQVIPSYQDLGIDLDRLNVNGGAIAVGHPFGMTGARITGTLINSLQWHDKQFGLETMCVGGGQGMAMVIERLS, encoded by the coding sequence ATGCCCGAAGCCGTGATCGTCTCAGCCGCCCGCTCCCCGATCGGCCGGGCCTTCAAGGGCTCGCTCAAGGACGTCCGCCCGGACGACCTGACCGCCACGATCATTCAGGCCGCGCTCGCCAAGGTCCCGGAGCTCGACCCGCACGACATCGACGACCTGATGCTCGGCTGCGGCCTCCCCGGCGGCGAGCAGGGCCACAACCTGGGCCGGATCGTCGCCGTGCAGATGGGCATGGACCACCTGCCGGGCTGCACCGTCACCCGCTACTGCTCCTCCTCCCTCCAGACCTCCCGGATGGCCCTGCACGCCATCAAGGCCGGCGAGGGCGACGTCTTCATCTCGGCGGGCGTCGAGACGGTCTCGCGCCAGGTCAACGGCACCTCGGACGGGATGCCCGGCACCCAGAACCCGCTGTTCGACGAGGCGCAGGCCCGCACCGCCGCGCGCGCCGAGCAGGAGGGCACCGACTGGCACGACCCGCGCGAGGAGGGCCTGATCCCCGACGCGTACATCTCGATGGGCCAGACCGCCGAGAACCTGGCGCGCCTCAAGGGCGTCACCCGCCGGGAGATGGACGAGTTCGGCGTGCGCTCGCAGAACCTCGCCGAGGAGGCCATCAAGAACGGCTTCTGGGAGCGGGAGATCACTCCGGTCACCACCCCGGACGGCACCGTCGTGGCCAAGGACGACGGCCCCCGCGCGGGCGTCACCCTGGAGGGCGTCTCGGGCCTCAAGCCCGTCTTCCGCCCCGACGGACTGGTGACGGCCGGCAACTGCTGCCCGCTGAACGACGGCGCCGCCGCCCTGGTGATCATGTCCGACACCAAGGCGCGCGAGCTGGGCCTGACGCCGCTCGCCCGGATCGTCTCCACCGGCGTCTCGGGCCTGTCTCCGGAGATCATGGGCTACGGGCCGGTCGAGGCCAGCAAGCAGGCGCTGAGCCGGGCCGGGCTCTCCATCGGCGACATCGACCTCGTCGAGATCAACGAGGCGTTCGCCGCGCAGGTCATCCCCTCCTACCAGGACCTGGGCATCGACCTGGACCGGCTCAACGTCAACGGCGGCGCCATCGCCGTCGGCCACCCGTTCGGCATGACGGGCGCCCGGATCACCGGCACGCTCATCAACTCCCTGCAGTGGCACGACAAGCAGTTCGGCCTGGAGACGATGTGCGTCGGCGGCGGCCAGGGCATGGCGATGGTCATCGAGCGCCTGAGCTGA
- a CDS encoding Tat pathway signal protein, protein MYRRAFVAAAAGAALPASTPARSRRLGYGDVDRMNAKLAAVVSMDDRYGGTPALEEHAAALAQEALDMLQSGTASSRVQSELYAVAAALTTSAMWAAIDGRRMGSGQAHMHQAVTLANLAQNPAVQFRVWGHAAFLYRQLGRQADALAAAELARKSSATRRNPAFASLALARLAVHHANGGDARSALRALGRAEESYTRIDEAANRPPWLRFFDLAEIDSLAASTHLRLGRWEEAEKRAHQSLARLRPDLHRNRALTHANIALAQVGQGDIEHAVASARAVPAAMAVHGRVGNLLTEFTQRLNALAPTSGPAREWAEHRKAIAA, encoded by the coding sequence GTGTACCGCAGAGCGTTCGTCGCCGCTGCCGCCGGCGCAGCGCTGCCCGCATCAACCCCCGCGCGATCTCGCCGACTCGGGTACGGCGATGTGGACCGGATGAACGCCAAACTCGCCGCGGTGGTGAGCATGGACGACCGGTACGGCGGCACCCCGGCGCTGGAGGAGCACGCCGCCGCTCTCGCGCAAGAGGCACTGGACATGCTGCAAAGCGGCACCGCGTCCAGCCGCGTGCAATCCGAGTTGTACGCCGTGGCCGCAGCCCTGACCACCAGCGCCATGTGGGCGGCCATCGACGGGCGCCGCATGGGCTCAGGCCAGGCGCACATGCACCAGGCCGTGACCTTGGCCAACCTGGCGCAGAACCCCGCAGTGCAATTCCGGGTCTGGGGGCACGCCGCGTTCCTCTACCGGCAGCTCGGCCGGCAAGCCGACGCCCTCGCCGCCGCCGAGCTCGCCCGCAAATCGTCCGCGACCCGCCGTAACCCTGCCTTCGCCTCCCTCGCTCTGGCCCGGCTGGCGGTGCACCACGCCAACGGAGGCGACGCCCGCAGCGCCCTGCGCGCCCTGGGCCGGGCGGAAGAGAGCTACACCCGCATCGACGAAGCGGCGAACCGGCCGCCGTGGCTGCGGTTCTTCGACCTGGCCGAGATCGACAGCCTCGCGGCGTCCACACACCTGCGCCTGGGCCGGTGGGAGGAAGCCGAGAAGCGGGCGCACCAGTCCCTGGCCCGGCTCCGCCCGGATCTGCACCGCAACCGCGCCCTCACCCACGCGAACATCGCCCTCGCGCAAGTCGGGCAAGGGGACATCGAGCACGCCGTCGCCTCCGCCCGGGCCGTGCCCGCCGCGATGGCCGTCCACGGCCGCGTGGGGAATCTCCTGACCGAGTTCACCCAGCGACTCAATGCCCTCGCGCCCACGAGCGGCCCCGCCCGCGAGTGGGCGGAACACAGGAAGGCCATCGCCGCATGA
- a CDS encoding Bax inhibitor-1/YccA family protein, which yields MRSSNPVFSRRGFSRDNGYAGFNAAPQAGGPAAVQTGNPYAGTNPYAQQAQPQQMHGAPPQADRMTMDDVVMRTGMTLGTVVVGAAIAWLMEMPLGLAIGAALIAMVLGLVQAFKRKPSPPLILAYAAFEGLFLGALSGFINERFDGAPMQAVLGTMAVFAGVLIAYKTRIIRVTQRFYRFVMAAAIGFVLLTAVNLLFMAFGGGDGLGFRSGGLGIVFGIVGIVLGAAFLALDFKQVEDGLAYGAPREESWLAAFGLTLTLVWIYLEMLRLIAILRGD from the coding sequence ATGAGGAGCAGCAACCCGGTCTTCTCGCGACGGGGATTCAGCCGCGACAACGGTTACGCGGGCTTCAACGCGGCGCCGCAGGCCGGGGGCCCCGCCGCTGTCCAGACGGGCAACCCGTACGCGGGCACGAACCCGTACGCACAGCAGGCCCAGCCGCAGCAGATGCACGGCGCGCCGCCGCAGGCCGACCGGATGACGATGGACGACGTCGTCATGCGGACCGGTATGACGCTCGGCACCGTCGTCGTCGGTGCCGCCATCGCCTGGCTCATGGAGATGCCGCTCGGCCTGGCCATCGGCGCCGCGCTGATCGCGATGGTCCTCGGGCTGGTCCAGGCGTTCAAGCGCAAGCCCTCCCCGCCCCTGATCCTGGCGTACGCCGCCTTCGAAGGCCTCTTCCTCGGGGCGCTCAGCGGCTTCATCAACGAGCGCTTCGACGGCGCGCCGATGCAGGCAGTGCTCGGCACGATGGCGGTCTTCGCCGGTGTGCTCATCGCCTACAAGACGCGGATCATCCGGGTCACGCAGCGGTTCTACCGCTTCGTGATGGCGGCCGCGATCGGCTTCGTGCTGCTGACCGCGGTGAACCTGCTGTTCATGGCCTTCGGCGGCGGTGACGGCCTCGGCTTCCGCAGCGGCGGCCTGGGCATCGTCTTCGGCATCGTCGGCATCGTTCTCGGCGCCGCCTTCCTCGCCCTCGACTTCAAGCAGGTCGAGGACGGCCTGGCCTACGGCGCTCCGCGCGAGGAGTCCTGGCTGGCCGCGTTCGGCCTCACGCTGACCCTGGTGTGGATCTACCTGGAGATGCTGCGGCTGATCGCGATCCTGCGCGGAGACTGA
- a CDS encoding potassium channel family protein — MATFLSWTVLLWTGWWLVFTAEDSAVVASRTAEPADAWTRVYYTGYTVFTLGTGDYVPGSPWAQGATTVATLSGLFLVTLSITYLVQVVEAVVHKRVLAEQIHALGRDAARIVAGGWTGTAFSSMFNQHLVSLTAPLLRMGEQHLAYPVVHYFHSASRSKAPSRAIAALDDALLLLHAGAAPSARPDPSATGPLLAALDQVLDTLRGQFFTRAERELPAPPLSVLHRAGIPAVEEEKYAERVREHAGRRRTIQGFLHSDGWRDDPAAS, encoded by the coding sequence GTGGCCACCTTCCTCAGCTGGACCGTGCTGCTGTGGACGGGGTGGTGGCTGGTCTTCACCGCCGAGGACAGCGCTGTGGTCGCCTCGCGCACCGCCGAGCCCGCCGACGCCTGGACCCGGGTGTACTACACGGGCTACACCGTGTTCACCCTGGGCACCGGCGACTATGTGCCGGGCAGCCCCTGGGCGCAGGGGGCCACCACCGTCGCCACCCTCTCGGGACTCTTCCTGGTGACCCTGTCCATCACGTATCTGGTCCAGGTGGTCGAGGCCGTCGTCCACAAGCGCGTGCTCGCCGAACAGATTCACGCCCTTGGCCGGGATGCCGCCCGCATCGTCGCCGGAGGGTGGACGGGTACGGCCTTCAGCTCCATGTTCAACCAGCACCTGGTCTCCCTGACCGCTCCCCTGCTGCGCATGGGCGAGCAGCATCTGGCCTACCCGGTCGTCCACTACTTCCACTCGGCCTCGCGCTCCAAGGCCCCCTCCCGTGCCATCGCGGCCCTCGACGACGCCTTGCTGCTGCTGCACGCCGGAGCGGCGCCCTCCGCCCGTCCCGACCCCTCGGCGACCGGCCCCCTGCTGGCGGCTCTGGACCAGGTGCTGGACACCCTGCGGGGCCAGTTCTTCACCCGGGCCGAACGGGAGCTTCCCGCCCCTCCCCTGTCGGTCCTCCACCGTGCGGGCATTCCCGCCGTCGAGGAGGAGAAGTACGCGGAGCGGGTCCGGGAGCACGCCGGGCGGCGGCGCACCATCCAGGGTTTTCTGCACAGCGACGGATGGCGCGACGATCCCGCGGCCTCCTGA
- a CDS encoding ATP-binding protein, with protein MPALPPSTKSRGAHPVTPATAGTARPAPGTLPGRSPGGKSSGAGHPGPSRRRALTLVFAPSTDGDRLLWPREARAVAVEQLKRWGMPDGLRDRVELVVSELVTNAVSHGEGRVTMCLTAGGAGLRVTVADESPLLPVPRDAGPDQENGRGLLLVAGYSNDYGVDPDGTVWAWFDTAAQPATT; from the coding sequence ATGCCCGCACTGCCCCCCAGCACAAAGAGCCGCGGTGCACACCCCGTGACGCCGGCAACGGCGGGCACCGCACGCCCCGCCCCGGGGACACTCCCCGGCCGCTCCCCCGGCGGCAAGTCCTCGGGAGCGGGGCACCCCGGCCCTTCGCGGCGACGCGCGCTGACGCTCGTTTTCGCCCCCAGCACGGACGGTGACCGCCTGCTTTGGCCGCGGGAGGCCCGAGCCGTCGCCGTCGAACAGCTCAAGCGGTGGGGGATGCCGGACGGACTCCGCGACCGCGTGGAGCTGGTGGTGTCGGAGCTGGTGACCAACGCCGTATCCCACGGGGAGGGCCGCGTCACCATGTGCCTGACCGCAGGTGGCGCCGGCCTCCGCGTCACCGTGGCCGACGAATCCCCTCTGCTGCCGGTCCCGCGCGACGCCGGCCCGGACCAGGAGAACGGCCGCGGTCTCCTCCTCGTGGCCGGCTACTCCAACGACTACGGCGTCGACCCCGACGGCACCGTGTGGGCCTGGTTCGACACCGCGGCGCAGCCAGCCACCACCTGA
- a CDS encoding cystathionine beta-synthase has translation MQYHDSMIELVGNTPLVKLNHVTEGLSATVLAKVEYFNPGGSVKDRIALRMIEAAEESGELRPGGTIVEPTSGNTGVGLAIVAQQKGYKCVFVCPDKVSTDKINVLRAYGAEVVVCPTAVDPAHPDSYYNVSDRLVREIPGAWKPDQYSNPHNPLSHYHSTGPELWEQTEGRITHFVAGVGTGGTISGTGRYLKEVSGGKVKVIGADPEGSVYSGGSGRPYLVEGVGEDFWPDAYDRGVADEIVAVSDKDSFRMTRRLAREEGLLVGGSCGMAVVGALKVAERLGPDDVVVVLLPDSGRGYLSKIFNDEWMADYGFLEEGGGAARVGDVLRDKDGGLPSLVHMHPEETVGEAIDVLREYGVSQMPIVKPGAGHPDVMAAEVIGSVVERDLLDALFTRSADLKDPLEKHMSAPLPQVGSGEPVADLMAVLESADAAVVLVDGKPTGVVSRQDLLAYLAKTAK, from the coding sequence GTGCAGTATCACGATTCGATGATCGAGCTTGTCGGCAACACCCCGCTGGTGAAGCTCAACCACGTGACGGAAGGGCTGTCGGCGACGGTCCTGGCCAAGGTCGAGTACTTCAATCCCGGCGGGTCGGTGAAGGACCGGATCGCCCTGCGGATGATCGAGGCGGCCGAGGAGTCCGGCGAGCTCCGCCCCGGCGGCACGATCGTCGAGCCGACCTCCGGCAACACCGGGGTGGGGCTGGCCATCGTGGCCCAGCAGAAGGGCTACAAGTGCGTCTTCGTCTGCCCGGACAAGGTCTCCACCGACAAGATCAACGTGCTGCGGGCGTACGGCGCCGAGGTCGTGGTCTGCCCCACCGCCGTGGACCCCGCGCACCCGGACTCGTACTACAACGTCTCCGACCGGCTCGTCCGTGAGATCCCGGGCGCCTGGAAGCCCGACCAGTACAGCAACCCCCACAACCCGCTCTCGCACTACCACTCGACCGGCCCGGAGCTCTGGGAGCAGACGGAGGGGAGGATCACCCACTTCGTCGCGGGCGTCGGCACCGGCGGGACCATCAGCGGCACCGGCCGCTATCTGAAGGAGGTCTCCGGCGGGAAGGTCAAGGTCATCGGCGCGGACCCGGAGGGCTCGGTCTACTCCGGCGGCTCCGGCCGGCCGTATCTCGTCGAGGGCGTGGGCGAGGACTTCTGGCCGGACGCCTACGACCGCGGGGTGGCCGACGAGATCGTCGCCGTCTCGGACAAGGACTCCTTCCGGATGACCCGGCGGCTCGCCCGCGAGGAGGGCCTGCTGGTCGGCGGTTCCTGCGGGATGGCCGTGGTGGGGGCGCTGAAGGTGGCCGAGCGGCTCGGGCCGGACGACGTGGTCGTCGTCCTGCTGCCGGACAGCGGCCGCGGCTACCTCAGCAAGATCTTCAACGACGAGTGGATGGCCGACTACGGCTTCCTGGAGGAGGGCGGCGGCGCCGCGCGCGTCGGCGACGTCCTGCGCGACAAGGACGGCGGGCTGCCCTCGCTGGTGCACATGCACCCGGAGGAGACGGTCGGCGAGGCCATCGACGTGCTGCGCGAGTACGGCGTCTCGCAGATGCCGATCGTGAAGCCGGGCGCCGGCCACCCGGACGTGATGGCGGCCGAGGTCATCGGCTCCGTCGTCGAACGGGACCTGCTCGACGCGCTGTTCACGCGGAGCGCCGATCTGAAGGACCCGCTGGAGAAGCACATGAGCGCGCCGCTGCCCCAGGTCGGGTCGGGCGAGCCGGTGGCGGATCTGATGGCGGTGCTGGAGAGCGCCGACGCGGCGGTGGTGCTGGTGGACGGCAAGCCGACCGGTGTCGTCAGCCGCCAGGACCTGCTGGCGTATCTGGCGAAGACCGCCAAGTAG